CTGCTCGGAGGCCAGGGCCGCTCGCCGCTGGTGCGCCGCCGGTTGGAGGAGAGCCTGGGCGTGCCCGTGCGCACGGACGTGGAGGCCACCCACTCCGCGGCGCTCGGCGCGGCGCTGCTGGGGCAGGGCATCCTCGACGCCCAGGCGGGCAAGCCCGGCGCCACCGTCTCCGAGGTGCTCTCCGTCCCCATCGGCGTGGCCGAGCGCGGGGGCACGCTGCGCCGCGTCCTCGAGCGCAACACCCGCCTCCCCGCGGAGAAGACGCTCGTGCTCCCCGCCACGCCCGGACCGCTCGTGCTCGCGCTCTTCCAGGGGCCCTCACCGGTGGCCGCGGAGAACGAGTACCTCGGCACCCTCTCCTTCTCCATCGAGCGTCCCGGCGAGGCCGAGGTGCACTTCAGCCTCTCGCAGGACGGCACCCTGTCGCTGGCGGCCACGCTGCCCGGCGTGAAGCGCCACTCCGTCACCCTCGCGGCGGACATGCCCGAGGACGCGGAGCTGGAGTCCGTCATCTCCCGCTCGCCGCTGGAGGGCGAGCCCGGGAACCGGCCGGGCGGGCTCCTCTCCGGCCTGCGCAAGCTCTTCGGCCGCCGCTGAGCGCCGCCCCGGGAAGCGAGGGGCCATGCGGGCGCCCCACGTCACGTCCGAGTCGCCCACGAGCACCCGGGCCCCGAGCGGGCTCAGACCTTCTCATTCCGGACGAATGCCCAGATTTCGACCAGCAGACACCCAAATGACGGAATGACGGGAGGACGAGATGAAGCGTTCGTGGATGGGTGGTTTCGCTCTGGTTGCTCTGTGCACCGCTGGATCGGCGTTCGCGGCCATCGATGCCACGCGCGTGGGCCAGGAGATCAAATACGACGAGAGCCAGACCAAGGTGGGCGTGGACGTCCGCGTCGGAGTGGGTGGCCTGACCGGTGACTCGGGCGACCGGACGGCGCCGGGTCCGCTGCTCGGAATCACGGCGGGTGCCCAGCCCTGGCGCCTCGTCGGCCTCGAGGCCGGTGTCGAGGGTCAGCGGTTGCCCATCGACGACGTGCGCGTCGGAGACGAGCAGGCCCTGTACCGCTACAACCTCGGCGTGCTGGCCAAGGCCGGTCCGCTCGTGATGGACGACAAGCTGCGTCCGTACGTGGGAGCGGGCGTCGGTGTGAGCTACATCAACGCCACCGACGGCGCGGACACGCTCTACGACAACGACTTCATCCAGGAGGTGCCGCTCGCGGCCGGCCTGGACTACCGCTTCAGCGAGACGGTCTTCGCCGGTGCGCGCGCCACGTACCGCGTCCTCTTCGGCGAGGAGTTCGCTGACACGGTCGACGTGGATGGTGACACCAGCGGCAACCTGCTCAACTTCGGCCTGATGGTGGGCGGCCGTTTCTAGCCTGCCCGACACCGAGCACCCCGAAGACACGCCCCGCCCCGCCTCTCGAGCAGAGGTGCGGCGGGGCTTTCTCGTCCCTCATGCCACGAGTGGCCCGGGAGCCAGGGGCTGCCCGGCGGCATGGACTGGCAGGGAGACACGAAAGGTGGTGCCACGGCCCTGCTCGCTCTCCACGGTGAGCTCCCCTCCGTGCGCGGTGATGATGCGATGGCAGACCGACAGGCCCAGCCCGCTCCCCACGCCCGCGGGCTTGGTGGTGAAGAACGGACGGAAGATGCGCTCCAGGTTCTCCGGAGGAATGCCGCACCCCGTGTCGGACACCTCCACGAGGACGCGTGAGCCCTCTCCCCTCCGGGCGATCAGCCGGATCTCATTGCGCTCCACCGCTCCCGGCGTGATGGCGTGGGCCGCGTTGAGCAGCAGGTTGAGGAACACCTGGCACAGCCGCGCGGCATTGCCGTGCACCTGGGGCACTCCTTCCGACTGCATCACCAGCCGCGCGCGGAGGCGGATCTCGTGCGCCGCCATCTTCGACGCGCTCCGCAGCACCGCCCCCAGGTCCACCACTTCGCTCCCCGCGTCGTCCGCGCGCGAGAGCAGCTTGAGATCCTGCACCAGCAACCGCACCCGCTCGGCCCCCTCCTGCGCCTCGGCGAGCGCCTCCAACAACTCCTCGCGCTCCCTCACGGAGACGGTACCCTGGAGCCGGCCCAGCTCCTCCCGCACGTAGCCGAGATTGCCCAGGATGAAGGCGAGCGGGTTGTTGATCTCATGGCCCACGCTCGCGGCGAGCTGGCCGACGGTCGCCAGCCTGTCGGCGAAGAGGAGCTGGCCATTGGCCTCCTCCAG
This is a stretch of genomic DNA from Archangium lipolyticum. It encodes these proteins:
- a CDS encoding outer membrane protein → MKRSWMGGFALVALCTAGSAFAAIDATRVGQEIKYDESQTKVGVDVRVGVGGLTGDSGDRTAPGPLLGITAGAQPWRLVGLEAGVEGQRLPIDDVRVGDEQALYRYNLGVLAKAGPLVMDDKLRPYVGAGVGVSYINATDGADTLYDNDFIQEVPLAAGLDYRFSETVFAGARATYRVLFGEEFADTVDVDGDTSGNLLNFGLMVGGRF